Proteins encoded together in one Hylaeus volcanicus isolate JK05 chromosome 3, UHH_iyHylVolc1.0_haploid, whole genome shotgun sequence window:
- the LOC128873881 gene encoding uncharacterized protein LOC128873881 isoform X1: MSADSPRRGVHKGAQVVSPQPIVDRTIIDSVAGIINDIVPQAYTGTPNSDNTESISWARFEYADINDPALYPDYNEGSNTPPLLLVLGYATGVQVWLIAATGEATEVLSWRQGVVRTLRILPNPKTDDEHVDLFDLKRPMVAVCDSAGPGPQFCNISFISLKTGEQAKSIKFKNPVCDILANKRSIVVTFLEKIAVFDARTLEDVLTVTTCYASPGPNPNPVALGMRWLAYSEKKLLPAKRSSGGCEGEGVQSYTAAVLYAAKSLGKGLRGLGETVASSLTGNSVSPVVINNTGSDVTQPGVITILDLQAAKEEKELDDANIETVIAHFTAHSDAIVAMTFDLSGALLLTADKRGHDFHVFRIQPHPGGPALAAVHHLYILHRGDTTAKVQDMVFSSDTRWAAISTVRGTTHVFPVAPYGGPVGVRTHSTPHVVNRLSRFHRSAGLMDDGTRSHSPVSHTELPLSIYPYSNPRLPPYPHPTVLHPLAQIRQPSSLNHVNNQAQQSRPQQRQRLHSDDSGILSLKICACFAPPRAWMYAQRESTAKVMKRAVDSLFIMACHGNMIQYDLEPKPAAGIPKEKVCDDTTIELEVEAKGQWPLLRCPNSLEILPPLSTSSPLLSVVTVPKDSQDVDVAEDRWLSQVEIVTHAGPHRRLWMGPQFVFKTYNATSGAPVNLVEAEAVEIGVTGVSRPARSNPVNMPRAASRSLVPVVIDGSGNNVLILSTYFPGSYEQSPRFMEAYGDSLDSENTGVGNGENQLREDLAEAMLETSIAPHRAPGRRSVFERVGQPVTKVVNPLGTVITVSADEEDANSSLEFDSAEECHVPEPPRSVCAEEGPASLGDFEPESQTLRDLTEICAEMRSASEPAIDSVPDEDICEVKEKKLLCVEIAPLANPGSCSIDFEKEEAFRDMPTSLSLCVEQGEIPSSPMTQAKETTWGKRFDRKEEKSTHERTVPEAQYVVNCSDDSVVLVENKSAQGRRNAPAHCKKAPELERPKKLSRNAPAASSGKREFKAPMKKYILKEHEDSIVVEDTREEFKNSCKRKVCEKTILEESKSKSSESKVESSKETGKSKSKSKSSATQDSKEAKVTVEKESKYSGNIPEPIVELGYVAEDTDKAEESKSEDIDKYKSPPSESTDDFSSSEYHIVETPCCSKEGTLVQSDEDIEHIQRSEITQLQQAECIDGEKCAESPVMQRKNSKNTISDDDLEYIHSSELVETPDKKSKEDLQLEAEKSDYDSSASKRTLSDDDIEHVQHSDVCPVASEVVKDDCEKVMKKSQETPVEQKPKSVKKTKDIVVIESDSSAADVTVIIKESWRSKSVEKKDDLEECTKDTGIGESLSPLKKIKSRQAKTSPSNVPPKRSQAGIEIIDIDAMQKAEMEVLTDAVSAPECKILSGPEVSVTRPKKSRKNKKSNTESNPQFEVSTEPRAVEETAKESSSQKPAEFSWSAIVKKKSISVEREIPKEDDKLVEVEDTPESVETAKWNPAKKPDLGKKKLQETWSKKSSEVKSSQVVDKLREAVTELDSGEPVVEPVEISWSSIVRKNSMEEKKDGVEANPEEQSVEGKKTRRKHESSFRSSAMIDKLREAVTELDSGEPPAPTADISWSSIVRKKNPVDQETKKEPDFEPITEELDTLPEVKNTENLETSSFRSTMIDEMVDQSELPAKETFVIEPILTEPPISTVTVSEETLVPGETEVEVERSSWSSIVKKRAASLEPEVQKESQAEASEKVDVSESEMRSFGSKLLDSLEGKPSGSRLFNIFVTQVKRFEKPSKLEGSSDEREYDFDGSSKVEPLPVDLAFLKEDSSEPERDPEKRSDSEQEVVPERSSSSDELNANVVFANVEGDYTGREVVERSPANGATTSVCSTFKKSNKWSKKKKRR, from the exons GCACGGTTTGAGTATGCAGACATAAATGACCCTGCTTTGTACCCAGACTACAATGAAGGCTCTAATACACCACCTCTATTATTGGTGCTTGGTTATGCAACTGGAGTTCAG gtATGGTTGATAGCAGCAACAGGAGAAGCAACAGAAGTGTTATCATGGCGTCAAGGAGTGGTCCGCACTCTGAGAATTCTACCAAATCCAAAGACTGACGATGAACATGTCGATCTGTTTGACTTGAAACGGCCAATGGTAGCAGTATGTGATTCAGCTGGACCTGGACCACAATTTTGCAACATTAGTTTCATTTCGCTAAAAACTGGGGAACAAGCTAAAagcataaaatttaaaaatcctgTTTGTGACATTTTGGCAAATAAGCGATCAATAGTAGTAAcgtttttagaaaaaattgcaGTGTTTGATGCTCGAACATTGGAAGATGTGTTAACAGTCACCACATGCTATGCCAGCCCTGGCCCAAATCCAAATCCTGTTGCATTAGGGATGAGATGGCTTGCTTACAG cgaaaaaaaattattaccaGCGAAAAGAAGCAGCGGGGGCTGCGAGGGGGAAGGAGTTCAAAGTTATACAGCGGCTGTTCTTTACGCTGCAAAATCTTTAGGAAAAGGTTTGCGTGGCTTAGGAGAGACCGTTGCATCGAGTTTAACCGGAAATTCGGTGTCGCCGGTAGTTATCAATAATACGGGCAGTGATGTGACCCAACCAGGCGTGATTACGATATTAGATCTCCAAGCAGCaaaagaggagaaagaatTAGATGATGCAAATATAGAGACTGTAATTGCTCATTTTACTGCCCATAGTGATGCAATCGTTGCCATGACTTTTGATTTAAGCGGTGCGTTGCTACTGACCGCTGACAAACGGGGGCATGATTTTCATGTATTTAGAATTCAGCCGCATCCAGGGGGTCCTGCTTTGGCAGCAGTACatcatttgtatattttacatcgcGGAGATACCACTGCTAAAGTGcag GACATGGTATTTTCGAGCGATACACGTTGGGCAGCAATTTCAACTGTACGGGGTACCACTCACGTGTTTCCGGTCGCACCATACGGTGGGCCGGTAGGAGTGCGAACTCATTCCACACCTCATGTTGTAAATAGACTTTCAAGATTTCATAGAAGCGCAGGTTTAATGGATGATGGCACCAGATCCCATTCTCCTGTTTCTCATACAGAGTTGCCTTTGTCAATATATCCGTATTCTAATCCAAGACTTCCTCCGTATCCTCATCCAACTGTTCTACACCCGCTAGCACAGATACGACAACCATCTTCGTTAAATCACGTAAACAATCAAGCTCAACAaag TAGGCCGCAGCAGAGACAACGATTGCACTCCGACGATAGCGGAAtcttatcattaaaaatatgtgcTTGCTTTGCACCCCCAAGAGCTTGGATGTATGCACAAAGAGAATCTACTGCCAAAGTTATGAAGAGGGCAGTCGATTCTTTGTTTATCATGGCGTGTCACGGAAACATGATACAATACGATTTAGAACCGAAACCAGCTGCAG GCATACCAAAAGAGAAAGTGTGCGACGATACGACGATAGAACTCGAAGTTGAAGCCAAAGGCCAATGGCCTCTCTTAAGATGCCCGAATTCTTTAGAGATTCTGCCTCCTTTGTCAACATCTAGCCCTTTGCTGAGCGTTGTTACTGTACCTAAAGACAGTCAAGACGTCGATGTAGCAGAGGATCGTTGGCTAAGTCAAGTAGAAATTGTAACACACGCTGGTCCACATAGGAGGCTTTGGATGGGACctcaatttgttttcaaaacgTACAATGCAACTAGCGG AGCTCCTGTGAATCTCGTTGAAGCTGAGGCTGTTGAAATCGGGGTAACCGGTGTGTCTCGTCCCGCGAGATCAAATCCTGTCAATATGCCACGTGCTGCATCTAGGTCGTTGGTACCTGTGGTTATCGATGGATCAGGAA ATAATGTACTGATACTCTCGACCTATTTTCCAGGCAGCTACGAGCAGTCGCCAAGGTTCATGGAAGCTTACGGTGATTCCTTAGATAGCGAAAATACGGGTGTTGGTAACGGCGAGAACCAATTGAGAGAAGACCTCGCCGAAGCAATGCTGGAGACCTCCATTGCGCCGCACCGTGCCCCAG GGAGGCGATCGGTATTTGAGAGGGTGGGTCAACCGGTAACTAAAGTCGTCAACCCTCTGGGCACCGTGATTACCGTGTCCGCCGACGAGGAAGACGCTAACTCCAGTCTGGAGTTCGATTCCGCGGAGGAGTGCCACGTGCCGGAACCACCTAGAAGTGTGTGCGCCGAGGAAGGCCCTGCGTCGCTCGGCGATTTCGAGCCGGAGAGCCAAACGCTCCGCGACCTCACCGAGATCTGCGCGGAAATGCGTTCAGCCAGTGAGCCCGCGATCGACAGCGTTCCCGACGAAGATATCTGCGaggtgaaagaaaaaaaactgcTCTGCGTGGAGATCGCCCCGCTCGCCAATCCCGGGAGCTGTTCCATCGACTTCGAGAAGGAGGAAGCGTTTCGAGACATGCCCACCAGTCTGAGTCTCTGCGTCGAACAGGGGGAGATACCCAGCAGCCCGATGACCCAGGCCAAAGAGACCACCTGGGGAAAGAGATTCGACAGAAAGGAGGAAAAGTCAACTCACGAGAGAACCGTGCCCGAGGCGCAGTACGTCGTTAACTGTAGCGACGACAGCGTCGTCCTGGTAGAGAACAAATCGGCTCAAGGTCGAAGAAACGCCCCCGCGCACTGCAAGAAAGCTCCCGAGCTAGAGAGACCGAAGAAATTGAGTAGAAACGCGCCTGCCGCCAGCTCTGGGAAGCGAGAGTTCAAAGCTCCGATGAAGAAGTACATATTAAAGGAACACGAGGACAGCATCGTGGTCGAGGACACTCGCGAAGAGTTCAAGAACAGTTGCAAGAGAAAGGTATGCGAGAAGACTATACTCGAGGAATCGAAGAGCAAGAGCAGCGAGAGCAAAGTTGAATCTTCAAAGGAGACGGGAAAGTCCAAGAGCAAATCGAAGTCTTCCGCGACTCAGGATAGCAAAGAAGCGAAGGTAACGGTTGAGAAGGAGAGTAAATACTCTGGGAATATACCCGAGCCAATCGTCGAATTGGGATACGTAGCCGAAGATACGGATAAAGCGGAGGAATCGAAGTCCGAGGATATCGACAAGTACAAATCCCCACCGTCGGAGTCAACGGACGATTTCAGCTCCAGCGAGTATCACATAGTCGAGACTCCGTGCTGCAGCAAAGAAGGTACGTTGGTTCAGTCTGACGAGGATATCGAGCATATCCAGAGATCCGAGATTACTCAATTGCAGCAGGCTGAGTGCATCGACGGCGAAAAGTGTGCGGAGTCCCCTGTTATGCAACGGAAGAACAGCAAGAACACTATATCTGACGACGATCTGGAGTACATACACAGTTCCGAGCTTGTAGAAACGCCCGACAAGAAGAGCAAAGAGGATCTGCAGCTCGAGGCTGAGAAAAGCGACTACGACTCGTCCGCCAGCAAACGTACGCTCTCTGACGACGACATAGAACACGTGCAGCACTCCGATGTCTGTCCTGTGGCGTCTGAAGTGGTTAAAGACGATTGTGAGAAAGTCATGAAGAAGTCCCAGGAGACTCCCGTGGAACAGAAGCCGAAGAGCGTTAAGAAAACAAAGGACATCGTGGTGATCGAAAGTGACTCGTCCGCAGCCGACGTGACAGTGATCATCAAGGAGAGTTGGAGGTCTAAAAGCGTGGAAAAGAAAGATGATCTGGAAGAGTGTACTAAAGACACAGGGATCGGCGAATCTCTTAGTCCCCTGAAGAAGATCAAGTCCCGTCAAGCCAAGACATCGCCCTCCAACGTTCCACCGAAACGTTCCCAAGCTGGTATCGAGATCATCGACATCGACGCGATGCAGAAGGCAGAGATGGAGGTACTGACCGACGCAGTGTCGGCTCCAGAGTGTAAAATCCTGTCTGGACCAGAGGTCAGCGTGACTCGACCCAAGAAATCTcggaagaataaaaaatccaACACCGAGAGCAACCCTCAGTTCGAGGTTTCGACCGAACCGAGGGCTGTAGAAGAAACTGCGAAGGAGTCGAGCTCCCAGAAGCCAGCCGAGTTCTCCTGGAGCGCCATCGTCAAGAAGAAGAGTATCTCCGTGGAACGAGAGATACCCAAGGAAGACGATAAACTCGTCGAGGTGGAGGATACACCCGAATCCGTAGAAACTGCAAAATGGAATCCTGCAAAGAAGCCAGACTTAGGAAAGAAGAAGCTACAAGAAACTTGGTCGAAGAAGAGCTCGGAAGTGAAGAGTTCGCAGGTGGTCGACAAGCTTCGAGAGGCCGTCACCGAGTTGGACTCTGGAGAGCCTGTCGTCGAGCCAGTTGAGATATCTTGGAGCTCCATCGTGAGGAAGAACTCGATGGAGGAGAAAAAGGACGGCGTTGAAGCAAATCCGGAAGAACAGAGCGTCGAAGGTAAGAAAACTCGTCGAAAGCACGAGTCTTCGTTTCGGTCCTCGGCCATGATCGACAAGCTCCGCGAGGCCGTCACCGAATTGGACTCTGGAGAGCCTCCAGCTCCTACAGCTGACATTTCTTGGAGTTCTATAGTGAGGAAGAAGAACCCTGTGGACCAGGAGACGAAGAAGGAGCCCGATTTCGAGCCCATCACGGAGGAATTGGACACTCTTCCCGAAGTAAAGAACACCGAAAATCTCGAGACTTCTTCATTTAGATCAACAATGATCGACGAAATGGTAGACCAATCCGAACTCCCCGCGAAGGAGACGTTTGTTATCGAGCCCATTCTCACGGAACCTCCGATTTCCACGGTAACCGTCTCCGAAGAAACGCTAGTTCCTGGAGAAACGGAGGTGGAAGTGGAACGTAGTTCCTGGAGTTCCATAGTCAAGAAAAGAGCTGCTTCGTTGGAGCCCGAGGTGCAAAAGGAATCGCAGGCCGAAGCCAGCGAGAAGGTGGATGTAAGCGAGTCCGAGATGAGATCTTTTGGGAGCAAACTCTTGGACAGTTTGGAAGGTAAACCGTCAGGGAGCCgtcttttcaacattttcgtcACGCAAGTTAAGAGATTCGAGAAGCCTTCGAAGCTCGAGGGATCTAGCGACGAGAGGGAGTACGATTTCGATGGCTCGTCAAAGGTGGAACCGCTCCCCGTGGATCTAGCGTTCTTGAAAGAGGACTCGTCCGAGCCCGAACGAGATCCCGAGAAGAGAAGCGATTCCGAGCAGGAGGTCGTGCCCGAACGTTCGAGCTCCTCCGACGAGCTGAACGCCAACGTGGTGTTCGCGAACGTGGAGGGAGATTATACAGGCCGAGAGGTGGTCGAAAGGAGCCCCGCCAATGGCGCGACCACCTCGGTCTGCTCCACCTTCAAGAAAAGCAACAAATggtcgaagaaaaaaaaacgcagATGA
- the LOC128873881 gene encoding uncharacterized protein LOC128873881 isoform X2, whose protein sequence is MSADSPRRGVHKGAQVVSPQPIVDRTIIDSVAGIINDIVPQAYTGTPNSDNTESISWARFEYADINDPALYPDYNEGSNTPPLLLVLGYATGVQVWLIAATGEATEVLSWRQGVVRTLRILPNPKTDDEHVDLFDLKRPMVAVCDSAGPGPQFCNISFISLKTGEQAKSIKFKNPVCDILANKRSIVVTFLEKIAVFDARTLEDVLTVTTCYASPGPNPNPVALGMRWLAYSEKKLLPAKRSSGGCEGEGVQSYTAAVLYAAKSLGKGLRGLGETVASSLTGNSVSPVVINNTGSDVTQPGVITILDLQAAKEEKELDDANIETVIAHFTAHSDAIVAMTFDLSGALLLTADKRGHDFHVFRIQPHPGGPALAAVHHLYILHRGDTTAKVQDMVFSSDTRWAAISTVRGTTHVFPVAPYGGPVGVRTHSTPHVVNRLSRFHRSAGLMDDGTRSHSPVSHTELPLSIYPYSNPRLPPYPHPTVLHPLAQIRQPSSLNHVNNQAQQSRPQQRQRLHSDDSGILSLKICACFAPPRAWMYAQRESTAKVMKRAVDSLFIMACHGNMIQYDLEPKPAAGIPKEKVCDDTTIELEVEAKGQWPLLRCPNSLEILPPLSTSSPLLSVVTVPKDSQDVDVAEDRWLSQVEIVTHAGPHRRLWMGPQFVFKTYNATSGAPVNLVEAEAVEIGVTGVSRPARSNPVNMPRAASRSLVPVVIDGSGSSYEQSPRFMEAYGDSLDSENTGVGNGENQLREDLAEAMLETSIAPHRAPGRRSVFERVGQPVTKVVNPLGTVITVSADEEDANSSLEFDSAEECHVPEPPRSVCAEEGPASLGDFEPESQTLRDLTEICAEMRSASEPAIDSVPDEDICEVKEKKLLCVEIAPLANPGSCSIDFEKEEAFRDMPTSLSLCVEQGEIPSSPMTQAKETTWGKRFDRKEEKSTHERTVPEAQYVVNCSDDSVVLVENKSAQGRRNAPAHCKKAPELERPKKLSRNAPAASSGKREFKAPMKKYILKEHEDSIVVEDTREEFKNSCKRKVCEKTILEESKSKSSESKVESSKETGKSKSKSKSSATQDSKEAKVTVEKESKYSGNIPEPIVELGYVAEDTDKAEESKSEDIDKYKSPPSESTDDFSSSEYHIVETPCCSKEGTLVQSDEDIEHIQRSEITQLQQAECIDGEKCAESPVMQRKNSKNTISDDDLEYIHSSELVETPDKKSKEDLQLEAEKSDYDSSASKRTLSDDDIEHVQHSDVCPVASEVVKDDCEKVMKKSQETPVEQKPKSVKKTKDIVVIESDSSAADVTVIIKESWRSKSVEKKDDLEECTKDTGIGESLSPLKKIKSRQAKTSPSNVPPKRSQAGIEIIDIDAMQKAEMEVLTDAVSAPECKILSGPEVSVTRPKKSRKNKKSNTESNPQFEVSTEPRAVEETAKESSSQKPAEFSWSAIVKKKSISVEREIPKEDDKLVEVEDTPESVETAKWNPAKKPDLGKKKLQETWSKKSSEVKSSQVVDKLREAVTELDSGEPVVEPVEISWSSIVRKNSMEEKKDGVEANPEEQSVEGKKTRRKHESSFRSSAMIDKLREAVTELDSGEPPAPTADISWSSIVRKKNPVDQETKKEPDFEPITEELDTLPEVKNTENLETSSFRSTMIDEMVDQSELPAKETFVIEPILTEPPISTVTVSEETLVPGETEVEVERSSWSSIVKKRAASLEPEVQKESQAEASEKVDVSESEMRSFGSKLLDSLEGKPSGSRLFNIFVTQVKRFEKPSKLEGSSDEREYDFDGSSKVEPLPVDLAFLKEDSSEPERDPEKRSDSEQEVVPERSSSSDELNANVVFANVEGDYTGREVVERSPANGATTSVCSTFKKSNKWSKKKKRR, encoded by the exons GCACGGTTTGAGTATGCAGACATAAATGACCCTGCTTTGTACCCAGACTACAATGAAGGCTCTAATACACCACCTCTATTATTGGTGCTTGGTTATGCAACTGGAGTTCAG gtATGGTTGATAGCAGCAACAGGAGAAGCAACAGAAGTGTTATCATGGCGTCAAGGAGTGGTCCGCACTCTGAGAATTCTACCAAATCCAAAGACTGACGATGAACATGTCGATCTGTTTGACTTGAAACGGCCAATGGTAGCAGTATGTGATTCAGCTGGACCTGGACCACAATTTTGCAACATTAGTTTCATTTCGCTAAAAACTGGGGAACAAGCTAAAagcataaaatttaaaaatcctgTTTGTGACATTTTGGCAAATAAGCGATCAATAGTAGTAAcgtttttagaaaaaattgcaGTGTTTGATGCTCGAACATTGGAAGATGTGTTAACAGTCACCACATGCTATGCCAGCCCTGGCCCAAATCCAAATCCTGTTGCATTAGGGATGAGATGGCTTGCTTACAG cgaaaaaaaattattaccaGCGAAAAGAAGCAGCGGGGGCTGCGAGGGGGAAGGAGTTCAAAGTTATACAGCGGCTGTTCTTTACGCTGCAAAATCTTTAGGAAAAGGTTTGCGTGGCTTAGGAGAGACCGTTGCATCGAGTTTAACCGGAAATTCGGTGTCGCCGGTAGTTATCAATAATACGGGCAGTGATGTGACCCAACCAGGCGTGATTACGATATTAGATCTCCAAGCAGCaaaagaggagaaagaatTAGATGATGCAAATATAGAGACTGTAATTGCTCATTTTACTGCCCATAGTGATGCAATCGTTGCCATGACTTTTGATTTAAGCGGTGCGTTGCTACTGACCGCTGACAAACGGGGGCATGATTTTCATGTATTTAGAATTCAGCCGCATCCAGGGGGTCCTGCTTTGGCAGCAGTACatcatttgtatattttacatcgcGGAGATACCACTGCTAAAGTGcag GACATGGTATTTTCGAGCGATACACGTTGGGCAGCAATTTCAACTGTACGGGGTACCACTCACGTGTTTCCGGTCGCACCATACGGTGGGCCGGTAGGAGTGCGAACTCATTCCACACCTCATGTTGTAAATAGACTTTCAAGATTTCATAGAAGCGCAGGTTTAATGGATGATGGCACCAGATCCCATTCTCCTGTTTCTCATACAGAGTTGCCTTTGTCAATATATCCGTATTCTAATCCAAGACTTCCTCCGTATCCTCATCCAACTGTTCTACACCCGCTAGCACAGATACGACAACCATCTTCGTTAAATCACGTAAACAATCAAGCTCAACAaag TAGGCCGCAGCAGAGACAACGATTGCACTCCGACGATAGCGGAAtcttatcattaaaaatatgtgcTTGCTTTGCACCCCCAAGAGCTTGGATGTATGCACAAAGAGAATCTACTGCCAAAGTTATGAAGAGGGCAGTCGATTCTTTGTTTATCATGGCGTGTCACGGAAACATGATACAATACGATTTAGAACCGAAACCAGCTGCAG GCATACCAAAAGAGAAAGTGTGCGACGATACGACGATAGAACTCGAAGTTGAAGCCAAAGGCCAATGGCCTCTCTTAAGATGCCCGAATTCTTTAGAGATTCTGCCTCCTTTGTCAACATCTAGCCCTTTGCTGAGCGTTGTTACTGTACCTAAAGACAGTCAAGACGTCGATGTAGCAGAGGATCGTTGGCTAAGTCAAGTAGAAATTGTAACACACGCTGGTCCACATAGGAGGCTTTGGATGGGACctcaatttgttttcaaaacgTACAATGCAACTAGCGG AGCTCCTGTGAATCTCGTTGAAGCTGAGGCTGTTGAAATCGGGGTAACCGGTGTGTCTCGTCCCGCGAGATCAAATCCTGTCAATATGCCACGTGCTGCATCTAGGTCGTTGGTACCTGTGGTTATCGATGGATCAGGAA GCAGCTACGAGCAGTCGCCAAGGTTCATGGAAGCTTACGGTGATTCCTTAGATAGCGAAAATACGGGTGTTGGTAACGGCGAGAACCAATTGAGAGAAGACCTCGCCGAAGCAATGCTGGAGACCTCCATTGCGCCGCACCGTGCCCCAG GGAGGCGATCGGTATTTGAGAGGGTGGGTCAACCGGTAACTAAAGTCGTCAACCCTCTGGGCACCGTGATTACCGTGTCCGCCGACGAGGAAGACGCTAACTCCAGTCTGGAGTTCGATTCCGCGGAGGAGTGCCACGTGCCGGAACCACCTAGAAGTGTGTGCGCCGAGGAAGGCCCTGCGTCGCTCGGCGATTTCGAGCCGGAGAGCCAAACGCTCCGCGACCTCACCGAGATCTGCGCGGAAATGCGTTCAGCCAGTGAGCCCGCGATCGACAGCGTTCCCGACGAAGATATCTGCGaggtgaaagaaaaaaaactgcTCTGCGTGGAGATCGCCCCGCTCGCCAATCCCGGGAGCTGTTCCATCGACTTCGAGAAGGAGGAAGCGTTTCGAGACATGCCCACCAGTCTGAGTCTCTGCGTCGAACAGGGGGAGATACCCAGCAGCCCGATGACCCAGGCCAAAGAGACCACCTGGGGAAAGAGATTCGACAGAAAGGAGGAAAAGTCAACTCACGAGAGAACCGTGCCCGAGGCGCAGTACGTCGTTAACTGTAGCGACGACAGCGTCGTCCTGGTAGAGAACAAATCGGCTCAAGGTCGAAGAAACGCCCCCGCGCACTGCAAGAAAGCTCCCGAGCTAGAGAGACCGAAGAAATTGAGTAGAAACGCGCCTGCCGCCAGCTCTGGGAAGCGAGAGTTCAAAGCTCCGATGAAGAAGTACATATTAAAGGAACACGAGGACAGCATCGTGGTCGAGGACACTCGCGAAGAGTTCAAGAACAGTTGCAAGAGAAAGGTATGCGAGAAGACTATACTCGAGGAATCGAAGAGCAAGAGCAGCGAGAGCAAAGTTGAATCTTCAAAGGAGACGGGAAAGTCCAAGAGCAAATCGAAGTCTTCCGCGACTCAGGATAGCAAAGAAGCGAAGGTAACGGTTGAGAAGGAGAGTAAATACTCTGGGAATATACCCGAGCCAATCGTCGAATTGGGATACGTAGCCGAAGATACGGATAAAGCGGAGGAATCGAAGTCCGAGGATATCGACAAGTACAAATCCCCACCGTCGGAGTCAACGGACGATTTCAGCTCCAGCGAGTATCACATAGTCGAGACTCCGTGCTGCAGCAAAGAAGGTACGTTGGTTCAGTCTGACGAGGATATCGAGCATATCCAGAGATCCGAGATTACTCAATTGCAGCAGGCTGAGTGCATCGACGGCGAAAAGTGTGCGGAGTCCCCTGTTATGCAACGGAAGAACAGCAAGAACACTATATCTGACGACGATCTGGAGTACATACACAGTTCCGAGCTTGTAGAAACGCCCGACAAGAAGAGCAAAGAGGATCTGCAGCTCGAGGCTGAGAAAAGCGACTACGACTCGTCCGCCAGCAAACGTACGCTCTCTGACGACGACATAGAACACGTGCAGCACTCCGATGTCTGTCCTGTGGCGTCTGAAGTGGTTAAAGACGATTGTGAGAAAGTCATGAAGAAGTCCCAGGAGACTCCCGTGGAACAGAAGCCGAAGAGCGTTAAGAAAACAAAGGACATCGTGGTGATCGAAAGTGACTCGTCCGCAGCCGACGTGACAGTGATCATCAAGGAGAGTTGGAGGTCTAAAAGCGTGGAAAAGAAAGATGATCTGGAAGAGTGTACTAAAGACACAGGGATCGGCGAATCTCTTAGTCCCCTGAAGAAGATCAAGTCCCGTCAAGCCAAGACATCGCCCTCCAACGTTCCACCGAAACGTTCCCAAGCTGGTATCGAGATCATCGACATCGACGCGATGCAGAAGGCAGAGATGGAGGTACTGACCGACGCAGTGTCGGCTCCAGAGTGTAAAATCCTGTCTGGACCAGAGGTCAGCGTGACTCGACCCAAGAAATCTcggaagaataaaaaatccaACACCGAGAGCAACCCTCAGTTCGAGGTTTCGACCGAACCGAGGGCTGTAGAAGAAACTGCGAAGGAGTCGAGCTCCCAGAAGCCAGCCGAGTTCTCCTGGAGCGCCATCGTCAAGAAGAAGAGTATCTCCGTGGAACGAGAGATACCCAAGGAAGACGATAAACTCGTCGAGGTGGAGGATACACCCGAATCCGTAGAAACTGCAAAATGGAATCCTGCAAAGAAGCCAGACTTAGGAAAGAAGAAGCTACAAGAAACTTGGTCGAAGAAGAGCTCGGAAGTGAAGAGTTCGCAGGTGGTCGACAAGCTTCGAGAGGCCGTCACCGAGTTGGACTCTGGAGAGCCTGTCGTCGAGCCAGTTGAGATATCTTGGAGCTCCATCGTGAGGAAGAACTCGATGGAGGAGAAAAAGGACGGCGTTGAAGCAAATCCGGAAGAACAGAGCGTCGAAGGTAAGAAAACTCGTCGAAAGCACGAGTCTTCGTTTCGGTCCTCGGCCATGATCGACAAGCTCCGCGAGGCCGTCACCGAATTGGACTCTGGAGAGCCTCCAGCTCCTACAGCTGACATTTCTTGGAGTTCTATAGTGAGGAAGAAGAACCCTGTGGACCAGGAGACGAAGAAGGAGCCCGATTTCGAGCCCATCACGGAGGAATTGGACACTCTTCCCGAAGTAAAGAACACCGAAAATCTCGAGACTTCTTCATTTAGATCAACAATGATCGACGAAATGGTAGACCAATCCGAACTCCCCGCGAAGGAGACGTTTGTTATCGAGCCCATTCTCACGGAACCTCCGATTTCCACGGTAACCGTCTCCGAAGAAACGCTAGTTCCTGGAGAAACGGAGGTGGAAGTGGAACGTAGTTCCTGGAGTTCCATAGTCAAGAAAAGAGCTGCTTCGTTGGAGCCCGAGGTGCAAAAGGAATCGCAGGCCGAAGCCAGCGAGAAGGTGGATGTAAGCGAGTCCGAGATGAGATCTTTTGGGAGCAAACTCTTGGACAGTTTGGAAGGTAAACCGTCAGGGAGCCgtcttttcaacattttcgtcACGCAAGTTAAGAGATTCGAGAAGCCTTCGAAGCTCGAGGGATCTAGCGACGAGAGGGAGTACGATTTCGATGGCTCGTCAAAGGTGGAACCGCTCCCCGTGGATCTAGCGTTCTTGAAAGAGGACTCGTCCGAGCCCGAACGAGATCCCGAGAAGAGAAGCGATTCCGAGCAGGAGGTCGTGCCCGAACGTTCGAGCTCCTCCGACGAGCTGAACGCCAACGTGGTGTTCGCGAACGTGGAGGGAGATTATACAGGCCGAGAGGTGGTCGAAAGGAGCCCCGCCAATGGCGCGACCACCTCGGTCTGCTCCACCTTCAAGAAAAGCAACAAATggtcgaagaaaaaaaaacgcagATGA